A region of Rhizorhabdus wittichii RW1 DNA encodes the following proteins:
- a CDS encoding Enoyl-CoA hydratase/isomerase (PFAM: Enoyl-CoA hydratase/isomerase) — protein sequence MTGELVVSRSGEVHRLTLNRPGKGNSLSADLVEALHDSLDAVEQAKGRVLILQGEGRNFCTGFDLGDLDGASDGDLLWRFVRIEQLLARLWQAPFATIAVGKGRVFGAGADLLVACGRRIVVEQATFSFPGAGFGLVLGTRRLAHRIGETAAQHVVASGAAIAAEEAVRLNLATACVAEPDLQATLDREVAVATRLDRETYAAIGEASGSDAGALDRDLAMLVRSAARPGLRQRIEAYRARR from the coding sequence GTGACGGGGGAGCTTGTCGTCTCCCGTTCGGGCGAGGTCCACCGGCTGACATTGAACCGACCCGGCAAGGGGAACAGCCTTTCGGCCGACCTGGTCGAGGCGCTTCACGACAGCCTCGACGCGGTCGAACAGGCCAAGGGGCGCGTGCTGATCCTGCAGGGCGAGGGCCGCAATTTCTGCACCGGCTTCGACCTCGGCGATCTCGACGGCGCCAGCGACGGCGATCTGCTGTGGCGGTTCGTGCGGATCGAGCAGCTGCTCGCGCGGCTGTGGCAGGCGCCGTTCGCCACCATCGCCGTGGGCAAGGGCAGGGTGTTCGGGGCCGGCGCCGACCTGCTCGTCGCCTGCGGGCGGCGCATCGTTGTCGAGCAGGCGACGTTCAGCTTTCCCGGCGCCGGCTTCGGCTTGGTGCTCGGCACGCGCAGGCTCGCTCATCGCATCGGCGAGACGGCCGCGCAGCATGTCGTCGCCAGCGGCGCAGCGATCGCGGCGGAGGAGGCGGTCCGGCTGAACCTGGCGACGGCCTGCGTCGCGGAGCCCGACCTCCAGGCGACGCTCGATCGCGAGGTCGCCGTGGCGACGCGGCTAGACCGGGAAACCTACGCCGCGATCGGCGAGGCGTCGGGATCGGACGCGGGCGCGCTCGATCGGGACCTGGCGATGCTCGTCCGCTCCGCCGCGCGTCCCGGCCTGCGGCAGCGGATCGAGGCCTACCGAGCCCGAAGGTAG
- a CDS encoding cysteine dioxygenase type I (PFAM: cysteine dioxygenase type I), protein MTQGGRPRFAAFLAFLTEQAEERGKSEAAILAETAPYLAALVAEDDWLDEAFARPDAGRYQQHLLFCDPLRRFSVVSFVWGPGQATPIHDHMTWGLVGMLRGAEISEGFALRSGVPVKTGEVRLEPGDVIALSPAEGDIHRVRNAHADRVSISIHVYGDDIGRVDRHIFSPEGDVKGFVSGYSNALLPNLWGRA, encoded by the coding sequence ATGACGCAGGGCGGACGGCCGCGCTTCGCCGCCTTCCTCGCCTTCCTGACCGAGCAGGCGGAGGAGCGGGGGAAATCCGAGGCGGCGATCCTCGCCGAGACCGCGCCGTATCTGGCCGCGCTGGTGGCCGAGGACGACTGGCTCGACGAGGCCTTTGCCCGGCCCGACGCCGGCCGCTACCAGCAGCACCTCCTGTTCTGCGATCCGCTGCGCCGGTTTTCGGTCGTCAGCTTCGTCTGGGGGCCGGGACAGGCGACGCCGATCCACGACCATATGACCTGGGGCCTGGTGGGGATGCTGCGCGGCGCCGAGATATCCGAGGGTTTCGCGCTGCGATCCGGCGTGCCGGTGAAGACCGGCGAGGTCCGGCTGGAGCCGGGGGACGTGATCGCCCTCTCGCCCGCCGAAGGGGATATCCACCGCGTCCGCAACGCCCATGCCGATCGCGTCTCGATCAGCATCCATGTCTATGGCGACGACATCGGCCGGGTGGATCGGCACATCTTCTCGCCCGAGGGCGATGTGAAGGGCTTCGTGTCGGGCTATTCGAACGCGCTTCTCCCGAATCTCTGGGGGCGGGCGTGA
- a CDS encoding L-carnitine dehydratase/bile acid-inducible protein F (PFAM: L-carnitine dehydratase/bile acid-inducible protein F): MKTPNRQDYAQKDRGPAAAPFQGVRVIEFCNVAAGPFCGMLLADMGADVVKVESRSGDTLRQWPPIVDGFSENFASLNRNKRSIALDLKDPEDRDVAKHLIAAADVVIENNRPGVMARLGLGYDAFAQDHPRLIYCSLSAFGQSGPRAGDGGFDVTVQAMSGIMSVTGEADGAPVKAGVPVSDFATGLYGAFAVASLLARVRAGGEGGHVDVSMLGSSLAISALQVSEFFGSGRDPVRLGAAHPRNAPYQAFRAGDGDFVLAAGNDKLWRSVCEIVGRIDLLDDSRFRSTRDRAAHQGELAVILNAAFAGRSVADLLAAFEAAGVPCSRINSYSEALAEPQVAHMGWVREVVLPTGKASRIFGSPIGIGNTPHRIRHAPPALDADREDILRELAATRLQAAS, encoded by the coding sequence ATGAAAACCCCCAACCGTCAGGACTATGCCCAGAAGGATCGGGGGCCCGCCGCGGCGCCCTTCCAGGGCGTGAGGGTGATCGAATTCTGCAACGTCGCGGCGGGGCCGTTCTGCGGGATGCTGCTGGCCGACATGGGCGCCGACGTCGTCAAGGTGGAGTCCAGGTCGGGCGACACGTTGCGGCAATGGCCGCCCATCGTCGACGGGTTCAGCGAGAATTTCGCCTCGCTCAATCGGAACAAGCGCTCGATCGCGCTCGACCTCAAGGACCCGGAGGACCGCGATGTCGCGAAGCACCTGATCGCGGCGGCCGACGTCGTGATCGAGAACAACCGGCCCGGCGTGATGGCGCGGCTCGGCCTCGGCTACGACGCCTTCGCGCAGGACCATCCCCGGCTGATCTATTGCTCGCTGTCCGCCTTCGGGCAGAGCGGTCCGCGCGCCGGGGACGGTGGCTTCGACGTCACCGTCCAGGCGATGTCCGGGATCATGAGCGTGACGGGCGAGGCCGACGGCGCGCCGGTCAAGGCCGGCGTCCCGGTCTCCGACTTCGCGACCGGGCTGTACGGCGCGTTCGCGGTGGCGTCGCTGCTGGCGCGGGTGCGCGCGGGCGGCGAGGGCGGCCATGTCGACGTGTCGATGCTCGGCAGCAGTCTGGCGATCTCGGCGCTGCAGGTCAGCGAGTTTTTCGGGAGCGGGCGCGATCCCGTCCGGCTCGGCGCGGCGCATCCGCGCAACGCGCCCTATCAGGCGTTCCGCGCCGGCGACGGCGACTTCGTGCTGGCCGCCGGCAACGACAAGCTGTGGCGGAGCGTCTGCGAGATCGTCGGCCGGATCGATCTGCTCGACGATTCCCGCTTCCGCTCGACGCGCGACCGCGCGGCGCATCAGGGGGAGCTCGCGGTCATCCTCAACGCCGCCTTTGCCGGCCGCAGCGTCGCTGACCTGCTCGCGGCGTTCGAGGCGGCTGGCGTCCCGTGCAGCCGGATCAACAGCTATTCGGAGGCGCTCGCCGAGCCGCAGGTCGCGCATATGGGATGGGTCCGCGAGGTGGTGCTGCCGACCGGCAAGGCGAGCCGGATCTTCGGATCGCCGATCGGTATCGGCAACACCCCCCATCGCATCCGGCACGCGCCGCCGGCGCTCGACGCGGATCGCGAGGATATCCTGCGCGAACTCGCGGCGACGCGGTTGCAGGCCGCGTCATGA
- a CDS encoding regulatory protein, IclR (PFAM: regulatory protein, IclR; Transcriptional regulator IclR-like), whose protein sequence is MDKTLLKGLQVLTHVAHADRNVRIMDVAESLNLTKSNAYRVLKTLESAGFIRHDPRTKDFLPSIRIWELGTQVMNRLDIRSRAAEALHRLAEQSRETVHLAILDGREVVYIDKIDSPEPVSAYTRLGGRAPAHCVATGKAMLSQLADAELSRLLVDLERHSPFTITDPARLREELAEARANGHSINRGEWRDSVWGLAAPITDASGGIAAAVGVSGPRYRLDSGLRCEELALLVRRAARDILESLRHRG, encoded by the coding sequence ATGGACAAGACCCTGTTGAAGGGATTGCAGGTGCTGACCCATGTCGCCCATGCCGATCGCAACGTGCGGATCATGGACGTCGCCGAGAGCCTGAACCTCACCAAGAGCAACGCCTATCGCGTGCTGAAGACGCTGGAGAGCGCCGGATTCATCCGGCACGACCCGAGGACCAAGGACTTCCTTCCCAGCATCCGGATCTGGGAACTGGGCACGCAGGTCATGAACCGCCTCGACATCCGGTCCCGCGCCGCCGAAGCCCTGCACCGGCTCGCCGAGCAATCGCGGGAGACCGTCCATCTCGCGATCCTCGACGGCCGGGAGGTCGTCTATATCGACAAGATCGACAGCCCGGAGCCGGTGAGCGCCTATACGCGGCTGGGCGGACGCGCGCCGGCCCATTGCGTTGCGACGGGGAAGGCGATGCTGTCGCAGCTCGCCGACGCGGAGCTGTCGCGCCTGCTCGTCGACCTGGAACGGCATTCGCCCTTCACCATCACCGACCCGGCCAGGCTGCGCGAGGAGCTCGCCGAGGCCAGGGCCAACGGCCATTCGATCAATCGCGGCGAATGGCGCGACAGCGTCTGGGGGCTCGCCGCCCCGATCACCGACGCTTCGGGGGGCATCGCCGCGGCCGTCGGCGTGTCGGGCCCGCGCTATCGCCTCGACAGCGGACTGCGCTGCGAGGAACTGGCCCTCCTCGTCAGGCGCGCGGCGAGGGACATCCTCGAAAGCCTCCGCCACAGGGGCTAG
- a CDS encoding ornithine cyclodeaminase (PFAM: ornithine cyclodeaminase/mu-crystallin; Shikimate/quinate 5-dehydrogenase), producing the protein MPFIGPDEAARLLDHGVLVERLRDAFLAPPIAPSRLAVPLDDGDSTMLVMPVARPGGLAGVKLVTVHPALSDRPEGAVRALCMAIEAATGAPLAIIDGNSVTHRRTAATSVLAARALARADADSILVVGAGHVAQALCECYSALMAPRRLLVWARRPDAAAALTRRLAGQGIAAAPVADLRAAVREADIVSVATLARQPLILGADVRPGTHVDLVGGFTPAMREADDDLIGKAVLVADGIGALDTAGDLAGPIERGVVDRRNIRLLAEVLADPRRGRRDAEDITLFKSVGHALEDLAAMELIVEGMLPARRG; encoded by the coding sequence GTGCCTTTCATCGGTCCCGACGAGGCGGCCCGACTGCTCGATCATGGCGTGCTGGTCGAGCGGCTTCGCGATGCGTTCCTCGCGCCGCCGATCGCGCCCAGCCGGCTGGCGGTGCCGCTCGACGACGGGGACTCGACGATGCTGGTGATGCCGGTCGCGCGGCCCGGAGGCCTGGCCGGCGTCAAGCTGGTCACCGTCCATCCGGCGCTGTCCGATCGTCCCGAAGGCGCCGTCCGCGCGCTCTGCATGGCGATCGAGGCCGCGACCGGCGCGCCGCTGGCGATCATCGACGGCAACAGCGTGACCCACCGCCGCACCGCCGCGACATCGGTGCTCGCCGCCCGCGCCCTGGCGCGTGCCGATGCGGACAGCATTCTCGTCGTCGGTGCCGGTCATGTCGCCCAGGCGCTGTGCGAATGCTATTCGGCGCTGATGGCGCCCCGCCGCCTGCTCGTCTGGGCGCGCCGGCCCGACGCTGCCGCCGCTCTCACCCGGCGGCTGGCCGGGCAGGGCATCGCCGCCGCGCCGGTCGCGGACCTTCGGGCGGCGGTGCGCGAGGCCGACATCGTCAGCGTCGCGACCCTCGCGCGGCAGCCGCTGATCCTGGGCGCGGACGTGCGGCCGGGGACCCATGTCGATCTGGTCGGCGGCTTCACCCCGGCGATGCGCGAAGCCGACGACGATCTGATCGGCAAGGCCGTGCTGGTCGCCGACGGCATCGGCGCGCTCGACACGGCGGGCGACCTCGCCGGGCCGATCGAGCGCGGCGTCGTCGATCGCCGCAACATCCGCCTGCTCGCCGAGGTGCTGGCCGATCCCCGACGCGGCCGGCGCGATGCGGAGGATATCACGCTGTTCAAGTCGGTCGGCCACGCGCTCGAGGATCTCGCCGCGATGGAGCTGATCGTCGAGGGCATGCTTCCCGCCCGGCGGGGATGA
- a CDS encoding Peptidyl-prolyl cis-trans isomerase (rotamase) - cyclophilin family-like protein, whose product MIVPDDGIRRVLLSTDDGDMTIAVDGVRAPASAGYFLGEVRAGRFDGTSFYRIATLANQEPGQPAAIEIVQGGGRQPLAPTSPIIPHESTRDTGLRHRRGAISLGRFAPGAVYGGFFLCASDQPALDFGGGRQPDGQGFAAFGMIAEGLDLLDRLFARAESQEILRHEIPIRRIILL is encoded by the coding sequence GTGATCGTCCCCGACGACGGAATCCGCCGCGTCCTGCTTTCGACGGACGACGGCGACATGACGATCGCCGTCGACGGCGTTCGCGCGCCCGCCAGTGCGGGCTATTTCCTGGGGGAGGTGCGGGCGGGCCGCTTCGACGGAACGAGCTTCTACCGGATCGCCACCCTCGCCAATCAGGAGCCCGGCCAGCCGGCGGCGATCGAGATCGTGCAGGGCGGCGGGCGCCAGCCGCTGGCGCCGACCAGCCCGATCATCCCGCACGAATCGACGCGCGACACCGGGCTGCGGCATCGGCGCGGCGCCATCTCGCTCGGCCGCTTCGCGCCCGGCGCCGTCTATGGCGGCTTCTTCCTGTGCGCGAGCGATCAGCCCGCGCTCGACTTCGGCGGAGGGCGTCAGCCGGACGGCCAGGGTTTCGCGGCGTTCGGCATGATAGCCGAAGGCCTCGACCTGCTCGATCGCCTCTTTGCCCGCGCCGAGTCGCAGGAGATATTGCGGCACGAGATTCCCATTCGCCGGATCATCCTGCTGTGA
- a CDS encoding amidohydrolase (PFAM: amidohydrolase; Amidohydrolase 3), whose translation MTTIVANCTLFDGVSGDMLPGRSLLIRDGRIAEIHDRPIASAAATVVDVAGRTVMPGLIDAHFHAYAAEVNLATLDRTRPELRALYARKALEDALQRGFTTVRDAAGGDLSLAVAIERGLIRGPRFFYSGLALSQTGGHGDMRGTGPDCGCGYCGSLTILADGVDEVRKAAREQLRLGATQIKLFLSGGVASPSDPYWMAQYCDDELRAAVHEAATRRTYVMAHAHTAEAAMRCIRNGVRSIEHATILDRATAEAVAAAEDVYAVPTLVTFRKLIDEGAALGLTPVSLAKTVEVEKHALRSLDLLHGAGARIGFGTDLLGPLMASQAEEFALRRQVQPAIDILRSATSVNAALLNQAGELGAIRPGYCADLLVVDGNPLDDVAVLARPERIMLVMKGGVVHKNILPA comes from the coding sequence ATGACGACGATAGTGGCGAACTGCACCCTGTTCGACGGCGTGTCGGGCGACATGCTGCCCGGCCGGTCGCTGCTGATCCGCGACGGCCGGATCGCCGAGATCCACGATCGCCCGATCGCGAGCGCGGCGGCGACGGTCGTCGACGTCGCCGGCCGCACCGTGATGCCGGGGCTGATCGACGCGCATTTCCACGCCTATGCCGCCGAGGTGAACCTCGCTACGCTCGATCGCACCCGTCCCGAGCTGCGCGCGCTCTATGCCCGCAAGGCGCTGGAGGATGCGCTGCAGCGCGGCTTCACCACGGTGCGCGACGCGGCCGGCGGCGATCTCTCGCTGGCGGTCGCGATCGAGCGCGGGCTGATCAGGGGGCCGCGCTTCTTCTATTCGGGCCTCGCGCTCAGCCAGACCGGCGGCCATGGCGACATGCGCGGCACCGGGCCGGACTGCGGCTGCGGCTATTGCGGGTCGCTGACGATCCTCGCCGACGGCGTCGACGAGGTCCGCAAGGCGGCGCGCGAGCAGCTCCGGCTCGGCGCGACCCAGATCAAGCTGTTCCTGTCGGGCGGCGTCGCCTCCCCCTCCGATCCCTATTGGATGGCGCAATATTGCGACGACGAGCTGCGGGCGGCGGTCCATGAGGCGGCGACGCGGCGCACCTATGTGATGGCGCATGCCCATACCGCCGAGGCGGCGATGCGCTGCATCCGCAACGGCGTCCGATCGATCGAGCATGCGACGATCCTTGATCGCGCGACGGCGGAGGCGGTGGCCGCGGCCGAGGATGTCTATGCCGTCCCGACCCTGGTCACCTTCCGCAAGCTGATCGACGAAGGCGCGGCGCTCGGCCTGACCCCGGTCAGCCTCGCCAAGACGGTCGAGGTCGAGAAGCATGCGCTCCGGTCGCTCGACCTGTTGCATGGCGCCGGCGCCCGGATCGGCTTCGGCACCGATCTGCTCGGGCCGCTGATGGCCAGCCAGGCCGAGGAGTTCGCGCTGCGCCGCCAGGTGCAGCCGGCGATCGACATCCTGCGGTCGGCGACCTCGGTCAATGCCGCCCTGCTCAACCAGGCCGGCGAGCTGGGGGCGATCCGTCCGGGCTATTGCGCCGACCTGCTGGTCGTCGACGGCAACCCGCTCGACGACGTCGCCGTGCTGGCGCGGCCCGAACGGATCATGCTCGTGATGAAGGGCGGCGTGGTCCACAAGAACATCCTGCCGGCGTGA
- a CDS encoding 5-oxoprolinase (ATP-hydrolyzing) (PFAM: Hydantoinase B/oxoprolinase), translating into MKTDPYTLEIIKNALVSIGDEMFQTMARTSMSPIIYEALDFSVGITDARGELIAQGQGTTVLLAMIDSFVHDILAKFGDAIRQGDVFIGNDPYRGGGTHLSDFGIATPIFHDERLVAFAVNKAHWLDVGGAVPGSFSTNATEIFQEGIQMPICKIVEGGTLRQDILDIIVANIRVPQESVGDMWAGVAANGVAERRLRELFDKYGHDAVLRAKDELLDYGEAMVKHELAALPKGVFHAEDLIDDDGRSDEPLKVMVKITITDDKFVADFTGSAPQTMGPINNSRTGLTSAVRLIFKAITNPQVPANSGSFRPIEIICPDRTVFTAERPAPVSTYWETLMYGVDLIWRALAPHLPDRLGAGHMLSVCSVVFAGSHADTGKSTILVQPLVGGWGGHQGKDGESGQFAAADGETYNVPIEITEARYGVHVDQYAFHDEDGGHGEHRGGKGVVLDYRMRTDDFVVTGSFGRFKYPPWGMAGGGEGSPNHFDIIRADGTHEVHGKVTGAKVAKGDVVRMVTATGGGWGDPARRSKTALREDLRNGFLTADQIDRHYGGIDG; encoded by the coding sequence ATGAAAACCGATCCCTACACGCTCGAGATCATCAAGAACGCGCTCGTCTCGATCGGCGACGAGATGTTCCAGACGATGGCGCGGACCAGCATGAGCCCGATCATCTACGAGGCGCTCGACTTCTCGGTCGGCATCACCGACGCGCGCGGCGAGCTGATCGCGCAGGGGCAGGGCACCACCGTCCTGCTCGCGATGATCGACAGCTTCGTCCACGACATCCTCGCCAAGTTCGGCGATGCGATCCGGCAGGGCGACGTGTTCATCGGCAACGATCCCTATCGCGGCGGCGGCACCCATCTCTCCGACTTCGGCATCGCCACGCCGATCTTCCATGACGAGCGGCTGGTCGCCTTCGCGGTCAACAAGGCGCACTGGCTCGACGTCGGCGGCGCGGTGCCGGGCAGCTTCTCGACCAACGCCACCGAGATCTTCCAGGAAGGCATCCAGATGCCGATCTGCAAGATCGTCGAGGGCGGCACCCTGCGGCAGGACATCCTCGATATCATCGTCGCCAATATCCGCGTGCCGCAGGAAAGCGTCGGCGACATGTGGGCCGGGGTCGCCGCGAACGGGGTCGCCGAGCGCCGCCTGCGCGAACTGTTCGACAAATATGGCCATGACGCCGTGCTGCGGGCCAAGGACGAACTGCTCGATTATGGCGAGGCGATGGTCAAGCACGAGCTGGCGGCGCTGCCCAAGGGCGTCTTCCATGCCGAGGACCTGATCGACGACGACGGCCGCAGCGACGAGCCGCTCAAGGTGATGGTCAAGATCACCATCACCGACGACAAATTCGTGGCGGACTTCACCGGCAGCGCGCCGCAGACGATGGGCCCGATCAACAATTCGCGCACCGGCCTCACCTCGGCGGTGCGCCTGATCTTCAAGGCGATCACCAATCCGCAGGTGCCGGCGAACAGCGGCTCCTTCCGCCCGATCGAGATCATCTGCCCCGACCGCACCGTCTTCACCGCCGAGCGGCCGGCGCCGGTCTCCACCTATTGGGAGACGCTGATGTACGGCGTCGACCTGATCTGGCGCGCGCTCGCCCCGCACCTGCCCGACCGGCTGGGCGCCGGCCATATGCTGTCGGTCTGCTCGGTGGTGTTCGCCGGCAGCCATGCCGATACCGGCAAGAGCACGATCCTCGTCCAGCCGCTGGTCGGCGGCTGGGGCGGCCATCAGGGCAAGGACGGCGAGTCCGGCCAGTTCGCCGCCGCCGACGGCGAGACCTACAATGTGCCGATCGAGATCACCGAGGCGCGCTACGGCGTCCATGTCGACCAATATGCCTTTCACGACGAGGATGGCGGCCATGGCGAGCATCGCGGCGGCAAGGGCGTCGTCCTCGACTATCGGATGCGCACCGACGATTTCGTCGTCACCGGCAGCTTCGGCCGCTTCAAATATCCGCCCTGGGGCATGGCGGGCGGCGGCGAGGGATCGCCCAACCATTTCGACATCATCCGCGCCGACGGCACGCACGAGGTCCATGGCAAGGTCACCGGCGCCAAGGTGGCCAAGGGCGACGTCGTCCGGATGGTGACCGCGACCGGCGGCGGCTGGGGTGATCCGGCGCGACGCAGCAAGACGGCGCTCAGGGAGGATTTGCGCAACGGTTTCCTGACCGCCGACCAGATCGATCGCCATTATGGCGGGATCGACGGCTGA
- a CDS encoding 5-oxoprolinase (ATP-hydrolyzing) (PFAM: Hydantoinase/oxoprolinase; Hydantoinaseoxoprolinase domain protein) has protein sequence MRVATDVGGTFTDLVCYDVDKASGKVVGLRTAKTDTTYPQFDEGVMNAVAKAGLDPRSFDFFAHGTTVVINALLSRKGARTALITTRGFRDVLEIARGNRPDLFNLAFRKPAPFVPRYLRREVDERSTYLGEVTTALDPATLDPILADFRAEGVEAIALCFLHAYVAPENERLARDHIRRVWPEVSVIASHEISREWREYERTSTAVLTAYVHPAAQRYLRTLQRSLDGAGYPHAPYIMQSNGGIDTVQGAIRNPIAMVESGPASGVLGAAALGRLLGEDRIIALDIGGTTAKCSLIEKAQTRITTEYRIEWSRTEPGYPIRTPVIEIVEIGNGGGSIAGIDPGGRLYVGPESAGASPGPAAYGRGGTRPTTTDANLVTGRINPANFLGGEIVPDMANVRKAFAPLVDKLGGDTASVARGIIRIANANMVNALKLVSLNKGHDPRDFTLVAYGGGGAMHAVMLAEELQMPKVIIPVNSSVFSAWGMLMTDMRRDFVRTQVVLLTPGNGARIEEIFATMAGDARESFAADVATGAAPLRILRFADMRYLGQEHSVKVELPDGAFDAATLAAAIERFHATHEREYTFRLDLPVEIVNFHVVAFGDVPKHEPERLPVTGRLPAEATNGIRTVDLDEHGVHEAPIYDRDRLEPGMRFAGPCIVEEAAATLVVTPGRLVVVDDYGNLHVHMNA, from the coding sequence ATGCGCGTTGCAACCGACGTTGGCGGCACCTTCACCGATCTGGTCTGCTACGATGTCGACAAGGCGAGCGGCAAGGTCGTCGGGCTGCGCACCGCGAAGACCGACACCACCTATCCGCAGTTCGACGAAGGGGTGATGAACGCGGTCGCCAAGGCCGGCCTCGATCCCAGGAGCTTCGACTTCTTCGCGCACGGCACCACGGTGGTGATCAACGCGCTGCTGTCGCGCAAGGGCGCCAGGACCGCGCTGATCACCACCAGGGGCTTTCGCGACGTGCTCGAGATCGCGCGCGGCAACCGGCCCGACCTGTTCAACCTCGCCTTCCGCAAGCCGGCGCCGTTCGTGCCGCGCTACCTGCGCCGCGAGGTGGACGAGCGCAGCACCTATCTGGGCGAGGTGACGACCGCGCTCGACCCCGCGACGCTCGATCCGATCCTAGCCGATTTCCGCGCCGAGGGGGTGGAGGCGATCGCGCTCTGCTTCCTCCACGCCTATGTCGCGCCGGAGAACGAGCGGTTGGCGCGCGACCATATCCGCCGCGTCTGGCCCGAGGTCTCCGTGATCGCCTCGCACGAGATCTCCCGCGAGTGGCGCGAATATGAGCGGACCTCGACCGCGGTGCTGACCGCCTATGTCCACCCGGCCGCGCAACGCTACCTGCGGACGCTGCAGCGCAGCCTCGACGGCGCCGGCTATCCGCACGCGCCCTATATCATGCAGTCGAACGGCGGCATCGACACCGTCCAGGGCGCGATCCGCAACCCGATCGCGATGGTGGAATCGGGGCCGGCCAGCGGCGTGCTGGGCGCCGCCGCGCTCGGCCGGCTGCTGGGCGAGGACCGGATCATCGCGCTCGACATCGGCGGTACCACCGCCAAATGCTCGCTGATCGAGAAGGCGCAGACCCGGATCACCACCGAATATCGGATCGAATGGTCGCGTACCGAACCCGGTTATCCGATCCGCACGCCGGTGATCGAGATCGTCGAGATCGGCAATGGCGGCGGATCGATCGCCGGCATCGATCCGGGCGGGCGGCTCTATGTCGGGCCGGAAAGCGCCGGCGCCTCGCCGGGACCGGCGGCCTATGGCCGGGGCGGCACGCGGCCGACCACGACCGACGCCAACCTCGTCACCGGGCGGATCAACCCGGCCAATTTCCTCGGCGGCGAGATCGTCCCGGACATGGCCAATGTGCGCAAGGCCTTCGCGCCGCTGGTCGACAAGCTCGGCGGCGACACCGCCTCGGTGGCGCGCGGGATCATCCGCATCGCCAACGCCAACATGGTCAACGCGCTCAAGCTGGTGTCGCTCAACAAGGGTCATGACCCGCGCGACTTCACCCTGGTCGCCTATGGCGGCGGCGGGGCGATGCACGCGGTGATGCTGGCCGAGGAGCTGCAGATGCCGAAGGTGATCATTCCGGTGAACTCCTCGGTCTTCTCGGCCTGGGGCATGCTGATGACCGACATGCGCCGCGATTTCGTGCGCACCCAGGTGGTCCTGCTGACCCCCGGCAACGGCGCGCGGATCGAGGAGATCTTCGCCACCATGGCGGGCGACGCGCGGGAAAGCTTCGCCGCCGACGTCGCCACCGGCGCTGCGCCGCTGCGCATCCTGCGGTTCGCCGACATGCGCTATCTGGGCCAGGAGCACAGCGTGAAGGTGGAGCTTCCCGACGGCGCCTTCGACGCCGCGACGCTCGCCGCCGCGATCGAGCGCTTCCACGCCACCCATGAACGCGAATATACCTTCCGGCTCGACCTGCCGGTGGAGATCGTCAACTTCCACGTCGTGGCGTTCGGCGACGTGCCCAAGCATGAGCCCGAGCGGCTCCCCGTCACCGGGCGCCTGCCCGCGGAGGCGACCAACGGCATCCGTACCGTCGACCTCGACGAGCATGGCGTCCACGAGGCGCCGATCTACGATCGCGACCGGCTCGAACCCGGCATGCGCTTCGCCGGCCCCTGCATCGTCGAGGAGGCGGCGGCGACGCTGGTCGTCACCCCCGGCCGCCTCGTCGTCGTCGACGATTACGGCAACCTCCACGTTCACATGAACGCCTAG
- a CDS encoding Cupin 2, conserved barrel domain protein (PFAM: Cupin 2, conserved barrel domain protein) produces MLAADAVHALGADAPGCRALVSSFAAGLRVPAEGSSRHDEIEISLVLSGAFDLDSGGEVARLAAGDVVIVPPGEAHSFQVVADTRIFTVTVAAG; encoded by the coding sequence ATGCTTGCCGCCGATGCGGTCCACGCGCTCGGCGCCGATGCGCCGGGATGCCGGGCGCTGGTGTCGAGCTTCGCCGCCGGGCTGCGCGTCCCGGCCGAGGGCAGCAGCCGGCATGACGAGATCGAGATATCGCTGGTGCTGTCCGGCGCGTTCGACCTCGACAGCGGCGGCGAGGTCGCGCGGCTCGCGGCGGGCGACGTCGTGATCGTGCCGCCGGGGGAGGCGCATTCCTTCCAGGTCGTCGCCGACACGCGGATTTTCACGGTTACCGTCGCCGCCGGCTGA